cggtggactgtgacaagcctcgatctactccagttaccagagtgatcaaccttgttttttgtttctctacatgctcttgggataatcacaatcatcaagttaatccagcacactatcattcatgcataaagcaaatttttaaataacttgtggtcctaatgaccatcaaagaacattttccagatatgagtgctttacatgtcatgtttatcaaaaacataaacacatattgtgttacaacaaattacaactccacttgaggatgatgaggagtaatctactgatgttgaggaagaggctactgatgtatttggttttctgcacttttgaagcaatttatagagaaagtttgccttcattctgaaattcagagaaaatgttgatgacaaattatttattatgaccgagtattctgactaaagacaaatactttggactttgtaaagtgcagtacttgatgtagcctgtgtaatgtgtttataaatcttaaacagtattcttgtggtctttgtattaagttaagatttagtttttattcttatctaaattgttctttttactgttttacatgtctgctttatacttgctgtgtaattttatttcttaacacattcagttgtgagttgtaatgaaatatttctacattagtaaataaaaatggacatctgtgaaccaaaatattttatttatttatttgtgcatgcagtcactaaaggatcaaaatgcctgggtcagtaccctgaaaatactatataatataaaaaggtacatttctgtaccttcagtgtctagggtacaaaattgtcccttaaagggtacaaatgtggaaggtacaattttgtacctttaaatagaggtacaaatttgtacccttaagggtaccaccccagtgacgggccatttgtaccctaaaaggtacaattttgtacctttttttctgagagtgcaaaacattaatttctagcctacatgaattttaaaaccacagccttcatactttcttcatctcgagaggctttttcagttcatttaatttgcttttgtataatgttattattattggcagtattatttattatatccatgtttatatttgtttgattaaaaacaagcttagatttgtccacctgtcaggttttaggtcgtatggggcacagcaggtgtatttggaaataactcagttttttgaacacacttgatTATCAATGTTAAaattattcgtttgctggaaattagaactgaatttagaaatagttttgaaacaaatgtttgcgcttaacaaacaaaattaattatttataggctaattgatgtctgagcgtaaaggtttccctatccacgagagcaaaagcgaaagtgaacttactttacgtcatgtaaatagcaaatgcgctcatgacgtgacgcaactggctcttaaaggtaatgggagatgagtcgctcattggtttattctcaaaacacacctataactcattaagaaaataaaatcaacccttttagaccatgcgccatggcgcaaaacggattttcccgtccttaaattagcaagtaTGGACACGCCCTCAAATATTTTATTGAGTTCCACTTTAACTTCtttgatattattaaaaatatctggatatttaccagatattttagattatttatgcaattccattttttttcttgatcaCCACATTATAAGTTTACCTCGCATAACAGCTTTAGCTGCGTCCCATCGACACTAGGTGACAcctctgcattattattattatgttttaaatattctaatagttcttttttaacatattctaCACACGTTAAATCATTCAAATGTTTAAGTTTAAATCGCCAAAATGTCTTACTTGGTTTATTGTCCAGGTACACTCTTAAACATACTCCTGCATGGTCTGAGATGTCCCTTGTTCCAGTTTTATAGTCTTTTCTTTTATGTTGATCTGacccaaacattaaaaaaaaaaataaaaaaattctagaaTAAGACATGTGGGCAGAAGAGAAGAAAGTATATTCTTTTTTTAAGAGGGAATATGTCTCTTCATACATCTATCGAGCctaattatttcattaaatatctTATTTGTCTAGTTTCTTGACTAATTTGCTTATTAGACGATGAGTCCAATTTAGGCTGAAGTTGTACATTCCAGTCTCCCTCACAGATCAACGTACCTGATGTCTCCTTGGCTATAACACttaatatttttttgagaaatgcttTGTCTTTTTCAGGTGGTCTATATATACTAAATAATGTAACTTTGGTATGGTTGATAGTTCCTTTAATTAGGTTATATCGCCCTTCTTTATCAGTAATCTTAGAAATTAATTGGAAGTTGATTTTATTTGAGATTAATGTCATTACTCCTCGTTTATGACCATTATTATATGAGAAAAAGAAAACCTTAAATCCCATTTTTTCTAATTTCCTATGTTCTGTATCAGAAAGATGTGTCTCTTGCCAGAAGATTATCTGTTGGTTTTCTCTTTTAATTTTAGCCACAAGTTTGCTTCTTTTAATCGGATTTAGTAACCCattaatatttaaagtaattactctatatttctgtttttgcataTACTATAATCAGATATTATTGCTAAGATCACTGTGATCGGAACACGAAAAACACAAACGTGAATATCTTGAACCACATAAAAAACATTACGAAAAAGATCTCCAAACCTTGAAGTCTTAAATAACTTCTTAATGTGAGGGGAAAGCCTTCCTTCTCTAAAAAGCCCTTCCCTGCTGTGCCTATTGCACTCCATGTTATTTAAATATGGTTTAGGTTAtcatatataatgtaaaaagGAGGATTAATACCAGTGTGTATAGGAGCTCTCTTTCTCAGCTTCTTAAGCTGCCCCGAATGAGTAAAACTTTatggttgggtatcgtttggtttttcgataccggtgctaaattgatacttttaaaacgataccggtgccaaaacggtgcctgaatcgacactttttagccacaaaatgatggtggacgactcttcaaaaatattttatttgacaaatgattttttcaaaataattttaatagaacaatataattacagtttaaagtaaacatcaattcatattgtattacattaatacatttcctttgatcatttgttggttagcatgaatttaagatttgcattatgaaattacattagcttactattaacctgtggggggcgggcaggggccacatacttttaggagcacattttaacatatatatcacaaaatacttaaaacattattggaagtcatttgttttcatccatcactctgcagtcttcataaacaagataattaaataacttaaactcaaaataatcttccttgttcatttatttgacaagtaacattgtactggtgtaggagaacacatttctaacattcaagtacatcaaggcacattgctgcacctgtaaactttaacaggcctacagttgaagtcgattcattttgccctcccattcatttaaaataatgtttttgaaaacttttagtgtttcctaaaacataaatattctggagtcataataagtcctatttcttattgtttatttcatgaataaaagccgtttgtaataaaaataaataaataaaaataaggtcagtattattagcctccttaagaaatatttactatatatttttgatttacacaacaaatcagttacaaaataatttgactaattattttaactCTCGTAGTGAACTGATAagtctaaattacactttaatctaaataaaagactataaaatacttaaaaagactttgtctgaatactgtcttgcaaaataactagtaaaatgttctgCACTGACTGTCAGCATAAAAAAGTAGCGTTAGATATTAGAAACGAGTCAgttaaactattgtgtttaaaaatgtgttgtaaataaatcatgtgttcaagacagaaatcaaaaatgaatgaagtcaaaactaaacgagttgaatattaaatgtttagtgatgctGTGACAACACCTATATGTGCCTTTTTTCATGCAACCCTCACGTCCATGCCGCAGCACCGAAATTCATACGCTGATTTAATACCGGTGCATACCGGTTACCatggtaccggtgctataatggcaccgggtttcggtaaCAAACCCTAGAACGCACTGATCATGTCTACAGTTTATCTCCAgagtgaatcctctcatgtgtttttaGGGTTTCTGAGCGAGTAAACCTCTtactgcagtgtgaacacttgtacggtttttctccagtgtgaatcctctggtgccgtATCAAATctgcagctgtaataaaagtcttctcacactccaagcacatatactctctcacaccagtgtggattttcatgtgttgtttaaggtgtgatgatgtgctgaaactcttcccacattgagagcatgtgaatggtttctctccagtgtggatcctcatgtgtagattaagattTGATGagtggatgaaactcttcccacactgagggcatgtgaatggtttctctccagtgtggatcatgatgtgttgattaagggatgatgagtggctgaaactcttcccacactgagtgcaagtgaatggtttttctccggtATGGATCCTCATATGTCTATAAAGCGACGaagatttgctgaaactcttcccacactgagtgcatgtgaatggtttttctccagtgtggatcatcatgtgctttttaaggtgtgatgagcagttaaaactcttcccacactgagcgcatgtgaatggtttctctccagtgtggatcctcatgtgttttttGAGGTATGATGAATCgtagaaactcttcccacactgagtgcatgtaaatggtttttctccggtgtggatcttcatgtgtttataaagcgacgatgatttgctaaaa
The Danio rerio strain Tuebingen ecotype United States chromosome 4, GRCz12tu, whole genome shotgun sequence genome window above contains:
- the LOC108183687 gene encoding uncharacterized protein produces the protein MRIHTGEKPFTCTQCGKSFSHSSSLNQHMRIHTGEKPFTCTQCGKSFSKSSSLYRHMKIHTGEKPLTCTHCGKSFNHSSFLNLHMRIHTGEKPLTCPQCGKSFSKSSSLYKHMKIHTGEKPFTCTQCGKSFYDSSYLKKHMRIHTGEKPFTCAQCGKSFNCSSHLKKHMMIHTGEKPFTCTQCGKSFSKSSSLYRHMRIHTGEKPFTCTQCGKSFSHSSSLNQHIMIHTGEKPFTCPQCGKSFIHSSNLNLHMRIHTGEKPFTCSQCGKSFSTSSHLKQHMKIHTGVREYMCLECEKTFITAADLIRHQRIHTGEKPYKCSHCSKRFTRSETLKTHERIHSGDKL